In the Sorghum bicolor cultivar BTx623 chromosome 4, Sorghum_bicolor_NCBIv3, whole genome shotgun sequence genome, caaccaacaacctagtagtagtggcaccgccctaactggtcgtacatccgtctcctccccataagagcgagtggggtgcaaggcttcctacgaaccggttctcagaacatctcagtccttagggtgaccgaacaggacatcttcacgaggggccaaccgatgcccGGCTCGACGGGACATCCGATTACCCcttgctaaacagcacctcccatcccggtgcttcgtcccacgaagacactccactccgggacctctccctgtcacatgtacccgccacaggtatctctcgtggagaacgcccaggtagcgtcccccggcaagacttgccccaagactcgtcgtagatcctgctcggtcgactcaaccctcaccacacacccaagacacacgccaagatctccccaaatccattaCTATCTCATTATCCAGCttttggcaccacgtgccttatccactcacttccagtcctccacaatgcatcacatcacagatataatgcgtagtagaagcagtagcaagtagtatgcaagcatctaacctaacagcgggtgtgcgaggattataggttgcaacaaggcaatggctcacaagcatttctaccatgcaacctatctcaatttatttgcataaaagtaaagcactagcatctacatattgcatgtctaataggattctacgaggttgggtgggacgtggcacctgtcgagtgacatttccaggatcctcagttcacttgtagttgtactcatccaAGGTCTTTCTCCTATCTGCATGTCCTTCCTTCGACTGGTTCCGACTCGATCATCGCTAACCGAAGCAACTACCTCGTAAACGACAAtcaaggcgaaacaatcaaaccactagacctAGAAAGATCGTGATAAGAGGCGACAAAACactgaagaacaactacactaaaagagcaccgaaaggaaaacaacttagccctctcggcggatgtccgatccctgggctaaaagaaacGGAAATGGTTGTTCACCAAGTACAAGCTTgagtcttagcctagccggtacttcccGGGTCGATCGTGTCGACCTGTACGGCTTTAATAAATGGCTTAGACTCTAACTCATTCTAAGCAAACACCACAGCTTACGGTCTTtcgatccaagtgtcatagagatcgacaggaatcgtaaagactatgagcacgagaagttccggtctctctcaacccatacgccattgtagttggcgagagccaagagagggtggaataaagagagaagaagaagggaagtggtctactccttccaatACTCATGCCACGGCAAAAGACAGGGCATAAGAGGGAGTGACACACCAAGGACACGAGTgctcaaactacttgtagggcgccacaacctaggtgcactaaatgcactaagacatcactaaggttcttagcggtgcggttgtcaccgcgagaaccaaagaaatgctacgGTTGATTAagtacaagcatacaagagtttaagcacaaagaaccaaaaaggcaGGGAAGGGATACGAGATTCATCTTCGTGTGACCCACTCGCCATAGCAACAGCGAGAATCGCGGGATTGGAAACGAAACACTAAGCAAGCAAAAGGGGCAAACCCACATCTTACTAGATCGACGGGGATTATagcaagagagaagaagaatggGGTTCTTACTCTTTCGACCGACTCATCATGGAATGAACGACGGTTGGATaaaaagagatacgaccccATGATCTATTCCAACTCATAACACTTCTCGACCTAGGTGCTTcggaatcggcacagggtcaTTCCTATAGTTCCAGGCGATGCGGTTGTCATCGCGAGAACTAGGGGAAATGCCCAGGTCTAGGTGGTATAAGCATAGAGACAGATAAGATAAACATGCGAGGAAAAATAGGATAGGCTCGATGGCCATGGCGAGGCGTCTCGCGACCATGAGCTTCACCTAACGAGTTGGCTTCCGACTGTCCCACGAAGGTTGTCCCCTAATTCGTATCCCACTCGACTAGGTCATTTAGGTCTCGGGTGTGCGGGTGAGAACCGCGTCGTTAACGACATCGAGTCCACGTTGACCACGTCCGAGGGACGGGAATCGGAACTAACGACCGTAGCGCAACGAAGTCAACTAAACACAGGGAATGAGTTACGCTCGGCATCGCGATCACGGCGGGACgaacccacgatcgaaatgatCGAACGCACTACCATTTCCCtaaccggctcgaaggctcggTCCTCAGGCAACGACAAACACATAAAGAAACACGACTCGACCAAAGACAACGCAAGGGACACGATGACAACtcggagtagcacatttccatagcaCGAGAGATAgatagagatagataaataaatagacCGGCGcgaaggcacggcacaggcaTGGATATATATCATATAACAAGTTTATACAAAGATACAAGAAAGGACAAGGGTTTTGCCGACGTCAGAGACGATGTCGGCCAGGTTCAAGGTTCGACCTTGCTGGACACGAGGGGCGCAGATCAGCTGCAAGCCTGCTGCTGGCCGGGATGTGCAGCAGGCATCGGGATGGCGTCACATCTTCGGCAAGGGCACGGTGAGGCCACTGCTTCCCTGCGACAGTGGAAGAACACGACACGAAGGCCGGTCTCAGCGAGGCGAAATGGGAAAGGGAAAACTTTGGTCTGGGCGAGGCTCACCGGGGGTTTAGCTTGGCGAGGTCGTGCACAGGAGTTCGACGCGGTGACCGTGGCGAGGACGGGGACGTCGCGAGGGTGACCGTAGCATGGCGAGGGCGTGGACGCGTCAGGGCTCGACGCCGTCGtgggcgcggaggcggctcaCGGCTTGGAGCAGGGCTTGACGAGGTTGGAGTTGCTGTGGTGGCTCGGCGTCGCaggtcgcggacggaggctgggGCGACAGCGCTCGACGGAGTGGAGCAGGGCCGAGCCGGCGCGGTCGTGGGTGGCTTCGGCGTCGCGGTGCTCTGCGTCGCGGTGGTCGGCTCGGCGAGGTCGCGCACAGGAGCTCGACGCGGCGGGCGGCTCCGGTGCGAGGACGGCGTTGCGGGGTCGGGGCTCGGCGCGGCGAGGACGATGCGGGGGCGACGTCGTGGCCACGGCGAGGCGCGGCGGCTCCTGCTCGGTGCAGAAGGCTCGACGCAGAGGAGGGAGCTCGTGGACTGAAGCAGGGGGCGCGACGAGGAGCTCCGTTGGGGTCGCGGCCGACGTTGTTGCTGCTCGGCGAGGTGGCGTCCGCGGCTTCGAGGGCGAGGGCGCACAGCGCCTTGGGCGCGACGAGGTCGAGGGCGCGGACGCGTCGGCGCTGGCGAGCAAGGGAGAAGGGGAGGGTGGCGGCGCTGGGAACGGAGCAGagagcggcggcggccatggctctTATAGGGGCgcgggctagggttccaaggtCGTCTCGACGTCCGCGCCATCGATGCGACAGCCGAGACACGCGGCAGCAGATCCCGTGTTGCTTGTACGGACGCCGAGGCAGGGGCAGGTGCCCGCGGGTGCGtgtccatggcggcggcggcggctcctgGCTGGAGTGGGCAGGGGGCGTGCCTAGGGTTGGCCAGGGAGGGGCGCGGTTGGGCCTTGGGCCGATGGGGAGGGGAGAGGAGCTGGGCCGGTGGGGAGAGGAGTGGGCCGCGGGGAGATCTGGGCCACGCGCGCGGGTTGGGCCAGCAGGAAGAGAAGGAATGGAGAGAAGAAGGGGATTCGGCCCACGAGATTAAAATAGGGTTTCCCATTTTTGATTAACCATAATGGAATGAAAACAAAAGAATTTGGAGAGAGATTCAGGAAGAGATCGGATATAATCCAATGGAGTTTTGAGAATCACTCCAACGGAAAGATTGAGAAAGGATTCGCTtcgcctttgagataggctcaacaGAGATTCAGAAAGACTTTGCTacggatttgtgcactccaaaagaaactcaaaaccctaaacaagacccaacttAAGACGACTCGCGATTAAGAGCACTCGTCTACAAACGATTCTATATGAATGCGACGTTTTGTTAGCGGGTTAGAATCGAGTTAGACCTAGAAACTATATGCTTCACACGATTacaggaaaaattttaaaaagctcgtatttttggttttcgtAAAAATCCGGGATGTTAcagtgatcacccgggataacagtgcaaccatgagggctataatggctctggctttagctcagtatgaggacctttttctagcttgttagtggttaccttaaatggcgtaagaatggctagacacgttgggtatagtgtggcctctgtccgtgtgtataggctgcgggttatgtgccatggaaggggggctctatatctgcctgccgagtgaatctaatggccctaacttgttagacgaaacctttgaaaggcttcatagtgatccctgccggcctttcttggaagtgggttaagaggctgatcacctcgggcgaaagggtaaatcatgactcatgggtaaagatgtacaacctctgcagagtgttaaaaccagtatactagccgagctcacggtcaggagcggccttggggacatctacattaagggtgatgaatcttgtgtgttaaatatgctcattatttattgtttaatgctttacattatttatgtcacattgatcatgagattgcgggatctatacaatctagttgctatacttgtggagttcgacatggactcactcttgctatttcccccacacttcaggagatgttttaggcttgtgatcaacaagtcagttggatcctgtagagagaagttaatacccggagtttggagttgtctatccgctgtttgctatcaaaggttatgtcttttatattatgtacgttatataatttatgcattgtcttttgatattacctcttatttgtagctatatgtgagatttgacttctatgactcacatatggtgcatatctggttttgtccttaaaatcgagtATTacaaattagaacagtacaccaatcatataaaaaggtTTGAAAACGGTTCTACGCATTGCTACGGGCACACAAGCATAAAAAGCACTCTAGTCGGAGCTACAGTTCAAAAGAAACGACTATATAGacttttatattatattaaagAAAAACCTTGTATATGCTTGATTTATTATTTTAGTTGAGCAAAACTATGTGAAAAGTTCTTTAGATCAGATTAGTAAAAAAACATAATTTAATTCCAAATCTAGATTAAAACTACTCGCATTTTATTTATAGACattgttttataattttaatTACGTTATGCTTTGACTTTGCAAAATAAAGTGCACGCGAGATAGCATCAAAATGGACTTTCTATGAGTCATGTTTAAACCAAGcaaattataattaataaagatacaTTTTCATGATATTAATCAATATAATATTTAACTATAAAAAAACCGAGATTGAGCCCTAATTGCTTTTTATTAGAAACTCCATGGCATATATATTTAATCAGATTaatgttttatttataaaattcACAAACGTGACTTCATGAACTATTGGTTCTAAGACGTAAGGCAATTTAAAACGATACAAAACGTCTAAGAATAATAAAAAACTAAGAGAAGTAGATACGTACTTTGAGTCATCCAGCCATGTACTAATACGAATGTCAAGTATTATTTCTTTGATGAAAATTATGACGGAGCTACTTTGGCCTTGGTTACTAATGACAGTCGGGGCAGCACCGTTCATTGTAACAGCGATCCTGGACTTCTTCCTTCAGCCAATGATAAACGAGAGCATTGCCTGACTATATGTGTTGACGGGTTGGTCCTCATAGGCGCAAACATCAACAGATAGCATTAAGCCTTGACTGGAGTTGAGGAGCTGAAGACAAAGCCAGCGGACATTCAGACGAGGTGATCGGCAAGAGATCCCCGGGACTGTGGATACAACGCCGTCGGCTGACATAGCTGGTAAAACTCGCCCGGAGTGATCGGAGTTTGCCGAGACATCATATAGAAAAAGAGAATTTTAATTTACTACACGAGGGATTTCCCAAACTAGGGGCTCTCTTTATGTAGTTTTGGTGATTTGGCCAAGGAGTCGGTACaaatatatagggagaaaaattCTTCACATCCACATCAATTAGCAATATGTTACTAATTGATGTTGCAACCTTCATCCTTACTAATAGGCCTGataaattattaaagcccattagtaaataactaCATGGTGTTTGGGATTTATTATGGACTTTAACGTTGGAAAAATaataagagatttattatttttcggaattaattattttcattgataaaataattctagaaaagtccaaaattattatttaaactatgaaaaatattctaaaagctctgaaaattcggagaaaattctcagagacattatggaatatgaggaACTCAAATAACGTATTTGgacctcatgataagataatttggggcatctaaaaattagatttatgctcatagaaaagtgagaatagaagatggaaaaattcctagaaagtttgtagagagtgcttgatggacgaggaactaaaagaagtgctttgagtgacaaagaaaatattttagaaaggtcctaataaaaatttgagcttagaaacaaggaatttggttgtagataaaagataaatatgtgCCGAATAAagaaagatcgatctactaaacgtattttaaagacTTCACTCACTAagaacacacaaaggagcaacaagcaaacgTTACATCAAATCGAATGCACCAGCATATATGCACAACAATATTGCTaaaccttatgataaattttaaattaatgaaaaatattatttttcctatattttttatgagcacaaaaatacataattaaatcattttatcTCTATTTCAAAAcatgcaaattttagggtgttacatatgagtatagaatatatttttataataaatttatttaaagatataaatgttAACATTATTTGCTATAACTTGATCAAACTCGAGATTGTTTGACCGGCACGATTCTCATAATTACATTCTTTCATAGATGGAGACAGTATAATATACCTGAGCTTCTAATCaatctcaaataaaaaaatgtcaTCAACTAAGTTTCTTTAGAATTCATCGATTTCTATAACACTTGTGTTCATTTAAAATAATAGTTGTATTTATTCTACGACTATCTTGTCCTACTCCTATGTTGCCAACCAAAAAGGAGTCTGTAGCCTGTACTTTTTACCGGACTCTAGTCAGCGGGAATTCAATACCGCCGACCGAACCGACGACAAAAGAGTTACAGAAAATTTTTTTTACTTGTAGACATTTATTCttgtaataataataaaaaaacaatgaGGCCAAACATGCTACGTGGGCTGAAGATACACGCTAACGGGCCACGTAAATGAACTTGATAGCTGGGCTGAGGATGCACGCTAACGGGCTTTGACGGTTGGCGTGGCTCGAGGGACGCTCGAGCGGTGGAGCCTCTGTGACTGGGGCGGCGGGACTGGACAGAGCGAAGCGAGTCCCGTCCCCCGCCGCGCTTCGCTCATTCGCTGGCCGTCTGCCTCTGCCGCACGCTCGCGCACGGGAACTCGGTCGGTTGGTCGGTCTGGCCACTGGCCAGTGGCCACGCACGCGCACGCGGCACGCGATGGCGAGTCGTCGACGCGTTCGCCGTGTCGAGTCGAGTCGTGTGGCAGTGCAGAGCGCGCCTGCGGGCTCCCCCGACCACCGGTGCACCGTGCGCCGACGCGGTCCGAGCGGGTGGTTCCACACGCTACCGCCCTGAGCACGCACACGCGTTCTTCATCAGAAGGATCGGAGATACGTGGCCGTACCTTCCTGCTGCACTGCACTGCTCCACTTTACGTTGGTTTCACACGATTCCACGAGGCCGTGTACCACGGTTCAATTCAACCGTGCCTATGAAATTCCAAGGTCCACGCCGCAACCACTACCGAAACGAGCGGCCAGGGGAGAGAACGAAGGCTGGACGGTCGGTGAGAACTCCTGGGTGACAGCGACCCTTAAAAATCATGGTTGAGAGAGCATCCAGAACACCTTCTTGCCGTCGAAGCTAGCACACACGGTCCACATGTGGGTTTAAGTCCCAATTAACAACGTTGATGTGTACGCATTAGGCACACAATTAGCAAAAGAAAATATCCAGCCAATGGCCCCAATGCCTTGGCCTTGGCCCCCACCACAGCATCATCCCAGACCACATGAGTGTGTTTGTGTGTGTAATCAAATCAAATCGGCTTTTGTTAATCGCACGAGAGGCAGCCAACCACACGATCCCCTCGCTCGTACATTCtcctattaattaattaatcagTTATAATAATTAGCGAGGAAAAGAACAAACAAACGTCGCCCACATGCTGTTGCTACATTTTCTTGGTTGGGCTCGGTACAGTGCAGCTGCAGCAGCGGATGAGCAGTGGGCCCGGCTGGATCAGAAAGGAACTCAGGAGCACTCGGCCCatccctcctcctggtcctggtCCTGGC is a window encoding:
- the LOC110434710 gene encoding serine/arginine repetitive matrix protein 1-like; this encodes MAAAALCSVPSAATLPFSLARQRRRVRALDLVAPKALCALALEAADATSPSSNNVGRDPNGAPRRAPCFSPRAPSSASSLLHRAGAAAPRRGHDVAPASSSPRRAPTPQRRPRTGAARRVELLCATSPSRPPRRRAPRRRSHPRPRRLGPAPLRRALSPQPPSATCDAEPPQQLQPRQALLQAVSRLRAHDGVEP